The following are encoded in a window of Sutcliffiella horikoshii genomic DNA:
- the acnA gene encoding aconitate hydratase AcnA translates to MTKQDVFNARTSFDVNGKTYHYYSLQALEKANIGNVSRLPYSIKVLLESVLRQVDGRVITKEHVENLAKWGTDEQKEVDVPFKPSRVILQDFTGVPAVVDLASLRKAMADVGGDPQKINPEIPVDLVIDHSVQVDKAGTADSLDFNMKLEFERNAERYKFLSWAKKSFDNYRAVPPATGIVHQVNLEYLANVVHAVEENGEYLAFPDTLVGTDSHTTMINGIGVLGWGVGGIEAEAGMLGQPSYFPVPEVVGVKLTGALPNGTTATDLALKVTQVLRKHGVVGKFVEFFGPGVSELPLADRATIANMAPEYGATCGFFPVDEESLDYMRLTGRSEEQIKLVEEYSKANGLFFSPDADPIYTDVVEIDLGEIEPNLSGPKRPQDLVPLSMMQETFRNALVAPQGNQGYGLTPTDINKEVEVTLASGEKTTMKTGSIAIASITSCTNTSNPYVLIAAGLVAKKAVELGLEVPSFVKTSLAPGSKVVTGYLHDSGLQPYLDQLGFNIVGYGCATCIGNSGPLADEIEEAVAENDLLVTSVLSGNRNFEGRIHPLVKGNYLASPPLVVAYALAGNVDVDLQNDVIGKDKDGNDVFFKDIWPSMTEVKEVVKSTVTPELFRREYEHVFDDNKRWNEIQTSDEALYSWDNDSTYIQNPPFFEGLTAEAGTVEPLSGLRVVGKFADSVTTDHISPAGSIGKDTPAGKYLQANGVTPREFNSYGSRRGNHEVMMRGTFANIRIRNQIAPGTEGGWTTYWPTGDVMSIYDACMKYKEKGTGLMVIAGKDYGMGSSRDWAAKGTNLLGIKTVIAESFERIHRSNLVLMGVLPLQFKDGESAEVLGLTGKETFEVAVDETVKPRDFVKVTATDEEGNKKEFEALVRFDSEVEIDYYRHGGILRMVLRDKLKA, encoded by the coding sequence ATGACGAAGCAAGATGTTTTTAATGCCCGCACGTCTTTTGATGTGAACGGCAAAACGTATCATTACTATTCTTTGCAAGCGCTTGAAAAAGCAAACATTGGTAACGTATCACGCTTACCATACTCCATTAAAGTATTATTAGAATCCGTTTTACGTCAAGTAGACGGCCGTGTTATCACAAAAGAGCACGTTGAAAACTTAGCAAAATGGGGAACAGACGAGCAGAAGGAAGTAGATGTACCATTCAAACCTTCCCGTGTAATTCTTCAAGACTTCACAGGAGTTCCAGCTGTAGTTGACCTTGCATCTTTACGTAAAGCAATGGCTGACGTTGGTGGAGATCCTCAGAAAATTAATCCTGAAATTCCGGTTGATCTTGTAATTGACCACTCTGTACAAGTTGATAAAGCTGGTACAGCTGATTCTTTAGACTTCAACATGAAGCTTGAGTTCGAACGTAATGCAGAGCGTTACAAGTTCCTAAGTTGGGCAAAGAAATCTTTTGACAACTACCGTGCAGTTCCACCAGCAACGGGTATCGTTCATCAAGTTAACCTTGAGTACTTAGCAAACGTTGTCCACGCTGTGGAAGAGAATGGCGAGTATCTTGCCTTCCCAGATACACTTGTTGGAACAGATTCTCATACAACGATGATCAATGGTATCGGTGTTCTTGGATGGGGTGTAGGTGGTATTGAAGCAGAAGCAGGAATGCTTGGCCAACCTTCATACTTCCCAGTTCCTGAGGTTGTTGGGGTTAAATTGACAGGTGCACTTCCTAACGGAACAACTGCAACTGACTTAGCACTAAAAGTTACACAGGTTTTGCGTAAACATGGTGTGGTTGGTAAGTTTGTTGAATTCTTCGGACCTGGTGTATCTGAACTGCCACTAGCTGATCGTGCAACTATTGCTAACATGGCACCTGAGTACGGAGCAACTTGTGGATTCTTCCCGGTTGATGAAGAGTCTCTTGACTACATGCGCTTAACTGGACGCAGTGAAGAACAAATCAAATTGGTAGAAGAGTATTCCAAAGCAAACGGATTGTTCTTCAGCCCTGATGCTGATCCTATCTACACAGATGTTGTAGAAATCGACCTTGGGGAAATCGAACCAAACCTTTCTGGACCTAAACGTCCACAAGACCTTGTGCCACTATCCATGATGCAGGAAACTTTCCGCAATGCACTAGTAGCTCCACAAGGTAACCAAGGCTATGGTTTAACTCCTACTGACATCAATAAAGAAGTAGAAGTGACATTGGCTTCTGGTGAGAAAACGACAATGAAAACAGGATCTATTGCGATTGCATCCATTACTTCCTGTACCAATACATCCAACCCATACGTATTAATCGCTGCTGGTTTAGTTGCGAAAAAAGCGGTGGAATTAGGATTGGAAGTACCAAGTTTTGTGAAAACTTCTTTAGCGCCTGGTTCAAAGGTTGTTACAGGATATTTACACGATTCTGGACTTCAACCATATTTAGATCAATTAGGTTTCAACATCGTAGGTTACGGTTGTGCGACATGTATCGGTAACTCCGGTCCATTGGCGGACGAAATTGAAGAAGCAGTGGCAGAAAATGACTTGCTTGTTACTTCTGTACTTTCTGGTAACCGTAACTTTGAAGGACGTATCCACCCGCTTGTAAAAGGTAACTACCTTGCATCTCCACCACTAGTTGTGGCATATGCGCTTGCTGGTAATGTGGATGTTGACCTTCAAAATGATGTAATCGGTAAAGATAAAGACGGAAACGATGTATTCTTTAAGGATATCTGGCCTTCCATGACAGAAGTGAAAGAAGTTGTTAAATCAACGGTAACTCCAGAGCTATTCCGCAGAGAATATGAGCATGTATTTGATGACAACAAGCGCTGGAATGAAATCCAGACTTCTGATGAAGCATTGTACTCATGGGATAATGATTCCACTTACATTCAGAACCCACCATTCTTTGAAGGGTTAACTGCTGAAGCAGGAACTGTAGAGCCACTTTCTGGTCTACGTGTAGTTGGGAAGTTTGCAGACTCTGTAACAACTGATCATATTTCTCCGGCTGGTTCTATCGGAAAAGATACACCTGCAGGTAAATACCTACAAGCAAATGGTGTAACTCCTCGTGAGTTCAACTCTTATGGTTCCCGCCGTGGTAACCATGAAGTAATGATGCGTGGTACGTTTGCAAACATCCGTATCCGTAACCAAATCGCTCCAGGTACAGAAGGCGGCTGGACGACTTACTGGCCAACTGGCGATGTAATGAGCATTTATGATGCTTGCATGAAGTATAAAGAAAAAGGTACTGGCCTTATGGTCATTGCTGGAAAAGACTACGGTATGGGAAGCTCCCGTGACTGGGCTGCTAAAGGAACAAACCTACTTGGAATTAAAACAGTTATCGCGGAAAGCTTCGAAAGAATCCACCGCAGTAACTTGGTTCTAATGGGAGTTCTACCTTTACAGTTCAAAGATGGTGAAAGTGCAGAAGTACTTGGCTTGACTGGTAAAGAAACGTTTGAAGTAGCTGTTGACGAAACAGTTAAACCACGTGACTTTGTAAAAGTTACTGCTACAGACGAAGAAGGCAACAAAAAAGAATTTGAAGCACTTGTTCGTTTCGATAGCGAAGTAGAAATTGACTACTACCGTCACGGTGGTATCCTGCGTATGGTATTGCGCGACAAGCTAAAAGCATAA
- a CDS encoding DinB family protein yields MTTSTYEAYLYNLEFFYSFRAKEESELIKPLSKGKWSIKEIIGHIYFWDLFLLENMVPEMKDNGVLPDFPDHDTYNEKAIESIRTFEDTNVLIEEFVTTRNKLMDKIENLDQEVTFTIGKKKRKYTLDSFLHMFVKHDIHHMKQIISLTD; encoded by the coding sequence ATGACAACTTCAACATATGAAGCCTATCTATACAATTTGGAGTTTTTCTATTCATTTAGAGCAAAAGAAGAAAGTGAATTAATCAAACCTCTTTCAAAAGGTAAGTGGTCAATAAAAGAAATCATCGGCCATATTTACTTCTGGGATTTATTTTTGTTGGAAAATATGGTGCCTGAAATGAAAGACAACGGTGTTCTACCAGACTTCCCGGATCATGATACCTACAATGAAAAAGCTATAGAATCAATTAGAACCTTTGAAGACACTAATGTACTTATTGAGGAATTTGTCACCACAAGAAATAAGCTAATGGACAAAATAGAGAATTTAGATCAAGAAGTTACTTTCACCATCGGGAAGAAAAAGCGCAAATATACTCTCGATTCATTCTTACATATGTTTGTAAAACACGATATACACCATATGAAACAAATAATAAGCCTAACTGATTAA
- the tlp gene encoding small acid-soluble spore protein Tlp → MDQNKQHRANPDDRSDNVEKLQSMVQNTIENIEEAHDSMQFASAEERARIEAKNQRREESIAAFRSEIKDEASARENGLQ, encoded by the coding sequence ATGGACCAAAACAAACAACATCGTGCAAACCCGGATGATCGCAGTGATAATGTAGAAAAACTACAAAGCATGGTGCAGAACACAATAGAGAATATTGAAGAAGCACATGATTCCATGCAATTTGCCAGTGCAGAGGAAAGAGCTCGCATTGAAGCGAAAAACCAGCGTCGCGAAGAAAGCATTGCTGCTTTTAGGTCTGAAATTAAAGACGAAGCAAGTGCTCGCGAAAACGGTCTTCAGTAA
- a CDS encoding TlpA family protein disulfide reductase, producing MVKKIIAIAFLVALSGYAIFQVFGEKDPATGTQPGDKAMDFELSTLEGKTAQLSDYEGRKVIVNFWATWCGPCRAEMPEMQKFHTENEDVVMLAVNLTTSEPSIDSVKKYVEEGGYTFPILLDEEDIFRHYQVLTMPSTFFIDSEGVISYMHLGPMTYELMEEQVAKMN from the coding sequence ATGGTAAAAAAAATAATAGCAATCGCCTTTCTTGTTGCATTAAGTGGCTATGCTATCTTTCAGGTGTTTGGAGAAAAAGATCCGGCTACTGGCACTCAACCTGGGGACAAAGCAATGGACTTTGAACTTAGTACACTAGAAGGAAAAACAGCTCAACTTTCTGATTATGAAGGAAGAAAAGTTATTGTGAACTTCTGGGCTACGTGGTGTGGACCGTGTCGAGCTGAAATGCCAGAAATGCAAAAGTTCCACACAGAAAATGAGGATGTCGTGATGCTTGCTGTTAACTTGACTACAAGCGAGCCGAGTATAGATTCAGTCAAGAAATATGTTGAAGAGGGTGGATATACTTTTCCCATTCTTCTTGATGAGGAAGATATCTTTAGGCACTATCAAGTCTTGACTATGCCTTCTACTTTCTTTATTGATTCAGAGGGTGTCATTTCCTATATGCATTTAGGCCCCATGACATATGAATTGATGGAAGAACAGGTTGCGAAAATGAATTAA
- a CDS encoding DUF1287 domain-containing protein, with product MKKKARIFIVGALIFLLGFAFFFKEGIVFDYLGINVSIPFTKTLDIPSTLSETDHNKNGIPDQLDIVLTARKEVEQRTPYKSVYYDGGYPPETEGVCTDVVWRGFMGAGINLKDLMDVDIAENTELYPRVGGSPDPNIDFRRVPNQSVFFERYAQSLTTEVIKGDIDNLEQWQPGDIIVFLGGDFDHVGIVSDKRTKDGIPYIIHNTYPFASEIKLTSFKSPITGHFRWKF from the coding sequence ATGAAAAAGAAAGCGAGGATTTTTATTGTAGGGGCATTAATTTTTCTATTAGGATTTGCCTTTTTTTTTAAGGAAGGCATTGTTTTTGACTATCTAGGAATTAATGTATCAATTCCCTTTACCAAAACACTGGATATCCCTTCAACTTTATCTGAAACTGATCATAATAAAAACGGCATACCAGATCAGTTAGACATTGTTTTAACTGCAAGGAAAGAGGTAGAGCAGCGTACACCTTATAAAAGTGTGTATTATGACGGTGGTTACCCACCAGAGACAGAGGGTGTTTGTACGGACGTAGTGTGGCGTGGGTTTATGGGAGCGGGAATAAATTTAAAGGACCTTATGGATGTGGATATTGCCGAAAATACAGAACTGTATCCAAGAGTTGGTGGTTCACCAGACCCTAACATTGATTTTAGACGTGTTCCAAATCAATCTGTATTTTTTGAAAGGTATGCACAGTCGTTAACGACAGAAGTTATTAAAGGGGATATTGATAATTTAGAGCAATGGCAACCCGGAGATATTATCGTGTTTCTTGGTGGAGATTTCGATCATGTTGGCATTGTTTCAGATAAACGAACGAAAGATGGGATCCCCTATATTATTCATAACACATATCCATTTGCTTCTGAAATTAAGCTAACGTCTTTTAAATCGCCGATAACCGGTCATTTTCGTTGGAAATTTTAA
- the sspO gene encoding small acid-soluble spore protein O: MAKRKSNHVIEGMNSASGQGKGAGYNEELSNEPLTEAQKQNNKKRKKNQ, from the coding sequence GTGGCAAAAAGAAAATCAAACCATGTCATCGAAGGTATGAACAGTGCTAGCGGACAGGGCAAAGGTGCTGGGTATAATGAGGAACTTTCCAATGAGCCTTTGACAGAAGCTCAGAAGCAGAATAATAAAAAACGTAAGAAGAATCAGTAA
- the selD gene encoding selenide, water dikinase SelD, which translates to MSEHEKIRLTSLSTKAGUGCKLGPSDLAQVLRDLPANIHDPNLLVGYSTSDDAGVYKITDEIAMIQTLDYFTPVVDDPYMFGQIAAANALSDVYAMGGTPKTALNIVGYPIKKLGPEILHSILSGAMDKVKEAGAVIVGGHSIDDQEPKFGLSVTGFAHPDHIWKNIGARPGDALVLTKPIGVGILTTAIKREKATDEQITLVTETMASLNKHAAETLKEFNSNAVTDVTGFGLLGHACEIARGSGVSLHIDQKKVPVLSGTYELAEEGIVPGGSKSNHQWLENEVCYDDCVSIHEQLVLCDAITSGGLLVSMPEMEAYQYVSKLKENNVHAAVIGAVKEKSEKYIYVNKNGAY; encoded by the coding sequence ATGAGTGAACACGAAAAAATTCGTTTAACATCACTTTCGACTAAAGCTGGTTGAGGATGCAAACTTGGTCCTAGCGACCTCGCGCAAGTTTTGCGTGATTTACCTGCAAATATCCACGACCCTAATTTGTTGGTTGGCTACAGTACTTCAGATGATGCCGGCGTCTATAAAATTACAGATGAAATTGCCATGATCCAAACACTTGATTATTTTACACCGGTTGTGGATGACCCATACATGTTCGGACAAATAGCTGCTGCGAATGCATTGAGTGATGTTTATGCGATGGGTGGCACCCCAAAAACAGCACTCAATATTGTCGGATATCCCATTAAGAAATTGGGACCCGAAATTCTTCACTCTATCCTTTCAGGTGCGATGGATAAAGTGAAGGAAGCCGGTGCAGTCATTGTTGGTGGTCATTCCATTGATGACCAAGAACCAAAATTCGGCTTATCTGTTACAGGGTTTGCCCATCCGGATCATATTTGGAAGAATATCGGTGCTCGCCCCGGAGATGCACTTGTATTAACAAAGCCTATTGGTGTAGGGATTCTTACTACTGCCATAAAGCGGGAAAAAGCAACGGATGAACAAATTACTCTTGTAACGGAGACAATGGCATCTTTAAACAAACATGCTGCTGAAACATTGAAAGAATTCAATTCGAATGCTGTTACAGACGTTACTGGTTTTGGACTTCTCGGACATGCATGTGAAATCGCCCGTGGAAGCGGCGTAAGCTTACATATCGATCAAAAGAAGGTTCCTGTTCTGTCCGGAACTTATGAGCTGGCAGAAGAAGGAATTGTCCCTGGTGGATCTAAGTCAAACCATCAATGGTTAGAGAATGAGGTCTGTTATGATGATTGTGTCTCTATACATGAGCAACTAGTGTTGTGTGATGCCATTACATCTGGCGGCTTGTTGGTCAGCATGCCTGAAATGGAAGCATATCAGTATGTAAGCAAGCTTAAAGAGAACAATGTGCATGCTGCTGTTATAGGAGCTGTTAAAGAAAAAAGTGAAAAATACATTTATGTAAATAAAAACGGTGCCTACTGA
- a CDS encoding acyl-CoA thioesterase translates to MLISKKEIEVRYAETDQMGVVYHANYLVWMELGRTQLIKDLGFSYAEMERDGVISPVIDINVTYKKPLRYGEVATIHTWIETYDGFRVVYGYKILTPNEEIALLGSSSHVCVTKDNFKPIIIRKKYPEWHAAYENAKKQGE, encoded by the coding sequence ATGCTAATTTCTAAAAAAGAAATAGAAGTACGGTATGCGGAGACAGATCAAATGGGGGTTGTGTATCATGCCAATTATCTGGTTTGGATGGAACTTGGCAGAACACAACTTATTAAAGATTTAGGCTTTTCGTACGCAGAAATGGAACGGGACGGAGTTATTTCGCCTGTAATTGACATAAATGTTACATATAAAAAGCCTCTTCGTTACGGAGAAGTTGCTACTATACATACATGGATTGAAACATACGATGGCTTTCGAGTGGTCTATGGTTATAAAATTCTAACACCAAACGAGGAAATCGCATTGTTGGGAAGTTCCTCGCATGTGTGTGTGACAAAAGATAACTTTAAACCGATTATAATTCGAAAGAAATATCCAGAGTGGCATGCTGCCTACGAAAACGCTAAAAAGCAAGGAGAGTAA
- the selA gene encoding L-seryl-tRNA(Sec) selenium transferase — MKDILRNIPPVHELQKHHLFILLGKKYNLDETVLTSIIRQVLDAVRNTVKSGQHINKDLNSFIWDEIEEIAKAKNKPSLLPVINATGTILHTNLGRSRLSREAIDRVVEVAENYSNLEFDIISGKRGSRHDIVEDLIKEVTGAEAAMVVNNNAAAVFFILNAFGKGKEVIVSRGQLVEIGGSFRISSIMEESGAKLVEVGTTNKTHLKDYEEALTDGTSMVLKVHTSNFKIVGFTQDVSTQQLVDLKKFQDNLIVYEDLGSGVLFDFTEAGIGEEPVVQKVLETGVDIVSFSGDKLLGGPQAGIIAGKKQYIDQLKKHQLARVLRVDKMSFAALEGTLQAYANNKAKDIPAVRDMLLTIEEVRERATVFLYSVTSLMMFQWELVEDESMVGGGTMPEVKIPSIAIRVQADTLSSQNLADELRKGTPSVVVRLQDQHVILDFRTITQGEIPKLVEAFRKIELTYRD; from the coding sequence GTGAAAGACATATTACGTAATATCCCTCCAGTTCATGAACTGCAAAAACATCATCTATTTATTCTTTTAGGCAAAAAATACAATCTAGATGAAACGGTACTTACTTCCATAATTAGACAGGTGTTAGATGCAGTAAGAAATACCGTTAAAAGTGGACAGCACATAAATAAAGACCTTAATTCCTTCATTTGGGATGAAATAGAAGAGATTGCTAAAGCGAAAAATAAACCAAGCCTTCTTCCTGTTATCAATGCAACGGGAACCATTTTACATACAAATTTAGGACGTTCAAGATTAAGCAGAGAGGCAATAGACCGAGTGGTGGAGGTCGCCGAAAATTATTCCAACCTTGAATTTGATATAATTTCAGGTAAACGGGGCTCTAGGCATGATATTGTCGAGGATTTAATTAAAGAGGTAACAGGTGCGGAAGCTGCCATGGTAGTAAATAATAACGCAGCAGCAGTGTTTTTTATCTTGAATGCGTTTGGCAAAGGGAAAGAAGTAATTGTTTCGAGAGGCCAGCTTGTGGAAATTGGAGGTTCTTTTCGTATCAGCTCCATCATGGAAGAGAGCGGTGCCAAGCTTGTGGAGGTAGGAACCACCAACAAAACCCACCTTAAAGATTATGAGGAAGCTCTTACTGATGGAACTTCCATGGTGTTAAAAGTACACACAAGTAATTTTAAAATAGTTGGATTTACTCAGGACGTATCAACACAACAACTCGTTGATTTAAAGAAGTTTCAAGATAATTTGATTGTCTACGAAGATCTGGGTAGCGGAGTCCTTTTTGATTTCACAGAAGCGGGTATCGGAGAAGAACCAGTTGTACAAAAAGTGTTAGAAACTGGTGTAGATATCGTGTCGTTTAGCGGTGATAAACTGTTGGGTGGACCCCAAGCAGGTATCATAGCCGGAAAAAAACAATATATCGATCAACTAAAAAAACATCAACTAGCCAGAGTGCTTCGAGTGGATAAAATGAGTTTTGCTGCGCTAGAGGGGACATTACAAGCATATGCAAACAATAAAGCAAAAGACATTCCAGCGGTAAGAGATATGTTATTAACGATCGAAGAGGTTAGAGAAAGAGCCACAGTATTCCTTTATTCCGTAACTTCACTAATGATGTTTCAATGGGAGCTTGTAGAAGATGAATCCATGGTGGGCGGTGGAACGATGCCAGAAGTGAAAATACCATCCATCGCTATTAGGGTGCAAGCCGATACTCTTTCGTCTCAAAACTTGGCAGACGAGTTAAGAAAAGGAACCCCTAGTGTGGTGGTACGGCTCCAAGATCAGCATGTGATTTTGGATTTCCGGACTATCACACAAGGGGAAATACCAAAGCTAGTGGAAGCTTTTCGTAAAATTGAGCTTACATATCGTGACTAG
- a CDS encoding HesB/YadR/YfhF family protein gives MNIQLSDQALEWYKKELHLENGDSLKFQVRYGGCSTVQKGFSLGIVKEDPDQPVATIEKDGITFFVEEKDAWYFDSHDLHIKFDEELNEPKFDYE, from the coding sequence ATGAATATTCAATTGTCAGATCAAGCCCTAGAATGGTATAAAAAAGAGCTTCACCTAGAAAATGGAGACAGCTTAAAATTCCAAGTTCGCTATGGAGGCTGCAGTACGGTTCAAAAGGGATTTTCTTTAGGAATTGTAAAAGAAGATCCAGACCAGCCTGTTGCGACCATTGAGAAAGACGGAATTACGTTCTTTGTGGAAGAAAAAGATGCATGGTATTTTGACAGTCATGATCTTCACATTAAGTTTGATGAAGAATTGAACGAACCTAAATTTGACTACGAATGA
- a CDS encoding small acid-soluble spore protein P produces MNKNSHKDMVRNQPKDNQSGQPAPLSGSHKVKNRQHTRQKHNSSHDM; encoded by the coding sequence ATGAACAAAAACAGCCACAAAGATATGGTCAGAAACCAGCCTAAAGATAATCAATCAGGCCAACCCGCACCTTTAAGCGGATCTCATAAAGTGAAAAACCGCCAGCATACTCGTCAAAAGCATAATTCTAGTCACGATATGTAA
- the selB gene encoding selenocysteine-specific translation elongation factor, whose protein sequence is MAGHIDHGKTTLTKALTGVDTDRLKEEKERQISIELGYAPLKMDDGSLLSIIDVPGHERFIRQMIAGVSGIDLVILVVAADEGVMPQTKEHLEIVKFLQIQKGIIAITKKDKVEEDLLDLVKEEIMDELEGTVFHHSPVIFLDSTKNIGIEDLKETIFGQLEDIQHKQETGDFRLPIDQVFTIKGQGTVVRGTILEGIVQTDDELQILPARVPVKARQLQVHNKMVDKAMAGQRVAVNLPNISAEDITRGDVLVLSQTYETTDTIDVSLKFIKKLQYPIKQRSVLKVHIGTAEVMGKIIFFDQNEYQDSNEDVLCQLRLEQKITVKRGDKFIVRRPTPVETVGGGWVIQAKGSKYKFGENTIRTLQKVKEGSPEERVAQALRKNKLLEPKDILEETGLSKMELDSLLEVGKLIKIKDKYYTCSENVKATSHQVTSYIHAFHEANPLKAGVAKAEILSNFSNSVPKDLVENVLQSLQGDGKLKRHDSLLYDAGFEPHFPPAWKKRMEQVVTRIEGDALTPKPYEQYGREAGLPEKELRDLQHYLIRQKKVYELDEKYLVSVKSIESSVSKLKKKCLKEIELSGVKEELGLSRKYLIPYMELLDALQITKRKDSVRYWL, encoded by the coding sequence ATGGCAGGGCATATCGATCACGGAAAGACCACATTGACAAAAGCGTTGACTGGTGTGGATACGGATCGACTCAAAGAAGAGAAGGAGAGACAGATATCCATTGAACTCGGGTATGCGCCGTTAAAAATGGATGACGGTTCTCTCTTATCCATTATAGATGTGCCTGGACATGAACGGTTTATTCGTCAGATGATTGCAGGGGTGTCGGGAATCGACCTGGTCATTTTGGTCGTCGCTGCAGACGAAGGGGTAATGCCACAGACGAAAGAACATCTGGAAATAGTCAAGTTCCTCCAAATCCAGAAAGGAATCATCGCCATTACAAAAAAAGATAAGGTGGAAGAAGATTTATTGGATTTGGTTAAAGAGGAAATAATGGATGAGTTAGAGGGTACCGTATTTCATCATTCTCCAGTAATTTTCTTGGATAGCACCAAAAATATTGGTATAGAGGACTTAAAGGAAACGATCTTTGGTCAATTAGAAGATATACAACATAAGCAGGAGACTGGAGATTTTCGTTTGCCGATTGATCAGGTATTTACCATCAAAGGGCAAGGGACGGTCGTCCGGGGAACGATTTTGGAGGGGATCGTTCAAACAGACGATGAACTTCAAATTCTTCCTGCTAGAGTACCAGTAAAAGCAAGGCAGTTACAAGTACATAATAAAATGGTTGATAAGGCAATGGCCGGTCAGCGGGTTGCAGTAAATCTTCCAAATATTAGTGCTGAGGATATCACTCGAGGGGACGTACTAGTTCTTTCCCAGACATATGAAACAACAGATACCATTGATGTCAGTTTGAAATTCATTAAAAAGCTGCAATATCCTATTAAGCAAAGAAGTGTATTAAAAGTACATATCGGTACTGCCGAAGTGATGGGGAAAATCATCTTTTTTGATCAAAATGAATATCAAGATTCAAATGAAGATGTTCTGTGTCAGTTGCGTTTAGAGCAAAAAATAACAGTGAAACGAGGAGACAAATTCATCGTCAGAAGACCTACTCCAGTGGAAACAGTCGGTGGAGGCTGGGTGATTCAAGCAAAAGGCTCCAAATATAAGTTTGGAGAAAATACAATACGAACACTACAAAAAGTGAAAGAAGGGAGCCCGGAAGAAAGGGTCGCTCAAGCATTAAGAAAGAATAAGCTGTTAGAACCTAAAGATATACTAGAAGAAACAGGATTGAGCAAAATGGAGCTGGATTCCTTATTGGAAGTAGGAAAACTTATCAAAATAAAGGATAAATACTATACATGTTCAGAAAATGTAAAAGCTACTTCACATCAAGTAACCAGCTATATTCATGCTTTCCACGAAGCCAATCCATTAAAAGCCGGAGTGGCAAAGGCAGAAATACTCTCTAACTTTTCAAATTCGGTACCTAAGGACTTAGTAGAAAATGTCCTCCAATCACTACAAGGTGATGGAAAATTAAAGCGTCATGATAGTTTATTGTATGATGCTGGCTTTGAACCTCACTTTCCTCCTGCTTGGAAAAAAAGAATGGAACAGGTCGTAACTCGTATTGAGGGGGACGCTCTTACACCTAAACCTTATGAACAATATGGACGAGAGGCGGGACTTCCTGAAAAGGAACTGCGCGACCTTCAGCACTATTTAATCAGGCAGAAAAAAGTGTATGAGTTGGATGAAAAGTATTTAGTGAGTGTAAAAAGCATAGAAAGTTCTGTCTCTAAACTAAAGAAGAAATGTTTAAAGGAAATAGAGCTGAGCGGAGTAAAAGAGGAACTTGGATTGTCCCGTAAGTATTTGATTCCTTATATGGAATTGTTAGATGCCTTACAAATTACAAAAAGAAAAGACTCTGTTCGGTATTGGTTATAA
- a CDS encoding acid-soluble spore protein N — translation MSNPKRVSKRMQPTHIGTKSREAGGNKGKQMQDTSGKHAQVIQTKGE, via the coding sequence ATGAGTAATCCAAAAAGAGTCAGCAAACGGATGCAACCAACACATATTGGGACGAAATCACGTGAAGCAGGCGGCAATAAGGGCAAACAAATGCAAGATACATCAGGTAAACATGCTCAAGTAATTCAAACAAAGGGCGAATAA
- a CDS encoding FbpB family small basic protein, giving the protein MRRIRKRSFEELVLENKQLLLKDEEALRKIEDRLEEKMLNKAAE; this is encoded by the coding sequence ATGAGAAGAATCCGTAAACGTTCATTTGAAGAACTTGTTTTAGAGAACAAACAGCTTTTATTAAAGGACGAAGAGGCACTTCGTAAAATTGAAGATCGCTTAGAGGAAAAGATGTTAAATAAAGCAGCAGAATAA
- a CDS encoding SelT/SelW/SelH family protein yields MSSLELIPSSGGKFEVTVNGETIFSKKETGVFPKAEDIIAQLEGK; encoded by the coding sequence ATCTCCTCTTTGGAGCTAATTCCAAGCTCCGGTGGGAAATTTGAAGTGACGGTAAATGGGGAAACGATTTTTTCTAAAAAAGAAACAGGTGTGTTTCCGAAAGCGGAAGACATCATCGCCCAATTAGAAGGTAAGTAA